CTTTATACTTCTCATACATAGCTTAAGCTTTTACATCAAACTTTGAATAATTCCTCGATTCCCGGGAGCTACACAAGCCCGGAAATTTCTTGTTGGTGCCAGTTTTACACGGAGAGGCAACCTTTCCTGAAGTGTAGGCGGCCCTTGTAACAATGTTAGTTCTAGCGTAGTTGCACATCAAATAGATCTTAGTCTTCTTTTTATCGGTCCACTGAACAACAGCACATTCCACACGGTCCGAACGATCAGCCACAGTTTGAGCGAAGTGTCCGAAGGTTTGTCCAAGAAAATAGTATTAATTAAGtgattaacccttcgtttcatgattttttatttttccttaaaaatcagtttaaacagttgaaaatgatgagtacatcaagaaaaaaaattaaaataaaatacgatttttccatacattaattgttacaactttatgaaacgaagggttaaaaaatatttaaagtgagCCATTGTCTTCAAAGCCTAAACTGAAACTTACCCTTTATAGTCATTCGTAAATTCCTTAATGAATTGTGGATTGGCCCGCTTAAATTCGCTGTACCAACCATTAGTCAAGTTCTTAATAATTTCATCAACGTCGTAAAAGCCACCAGTATATGCGAAAGATCCGAGGTTTTGGCCAGATGCCGGGTATTTGGGCGTGTTTTGGCATTCATCGTGACCAAACTTACACTTTCTAGCATTGGTAGCAGCAATAAAAGCCAACTCATCGTCCCATTGCTAGgagttaaaaaagtttaaaaaaaattaaattcgattttaaaatttgatctaAGAGTTTTTACAATAGTGGCCATTCGAGCAGCCTCCGGATAGAAACCTCCAGGGAATTCCTGCTTTCCGTTAGCAATCTTATTGCGAAACTCATTGTGCAGATTGACGATAAGAGATTGTTTTGCACTGTCGATCGGAATGGTCTTGCCCGATAGGTCTCCAAATCCCGGATCAGCATTACATGCTACGTAGGTTGCATCCTTCTTTCAAAGTTTAGGATCACAAAAGAGTTACTTTTCTCGTAAAGCAAGTACAGTTTGCGTTTTCAAGGGAGGTTTTCGCCCGAGGAAAACTCCTGAACAACGAGTACTGCCTTGATTTGTTGTTGGAGCCTAATCGAGATGATGTTGTTCATGAACAGCTGGTCATCGATAAGAATGTTGAGATCCCACCAGAGGGCACCACATTTGGGTTAGCCAATGTGTATGAGTTAGAACAACAGCCCACATTCGAGCAGCCAGTCGATGTGCAAGCACCCGAAAACACATTTGAGCGGTCAGCCGATAAGCCAACAACAGAAAACACATCTGAGCGATTAGCCGATGTGCCTGCTGATCCCGATCACACTGTGGTTTACAGTGTGATTGTTGACGATCACggcgagagcgactacgagagcagCGCAGAATTCCcagacgatgacgatgacgaaGATTCCATCACCCATGTACCGGCCCTGAGACTACACAGCGCTACGTGGCTAACACGGGTCGTGCTTGGAACCAGCGATTCGACGACGAGATACGAAAGCTTGGTTTCTATCCGTTGAAGAGTGACTGCTGCGTTTACCGATCCTGCAAGCGAGGACTCACCCTTATCCTGTACGTGGATGACATCCGATTACCGGAAAAGACGTTTCAGAGGTTATCTGGATCAAAACCGAGCTTGGAA
This sequence is a window from Uranotaenia lowii strain MFRU-FL chromosome 3, ASM2978415v1, whole genome shotgun sequence. Protein-coding genes within it:
- the LOC129753069 gene encoding scoloptoxin SSD558-like, whose product is MGDGIFVIVIVWEFCAALVVALAVIVNNHTKDATYVACNADPGFGDLSGKTIPIDSAKQSLIVNLHNEFRNKIANGKQEFPGGFYPEAARMATIQWDDELAFIAATNARKCKFGHDECQNTPKYPASGQNLGSFAYTGGFYDVDEIIKNLTNGWYSEFKRANPQFIKEFTNDYKGVNHLINTIFLDKPSDTSLKLWLIVRTTKIYLMCNYARTNIVTRAAYTSGKVASPCKTGTNKKFPGLCSSRESRNYSKFDVKA